The proteins below come from a single Malus sylvestris chromosome 3, drMalSylv7.2, whole genome shotgun sequence genomic window:
- the LOC126614960 gene encoding protein HUA2-LIKE 3-like isoform X2, with amino-acid sequence MAPSRRKGVSKAAQAAAARRQWKVGDLVLAKVKGFPAWPATVSEPEKWGYPADWKKVLVFFFGTQQIAFCNPADVEAFTEEKKQSLLGKRHGKGADFVRAVKEIIDSYDKLKKEDQVDDFKSTANGRNTVDSLSNLRSEDQSEAPEAILDSHSKSSHSTIDRNEPSVSVEDASATAQVDAMHDKEALIEEPGATATVTETPLPVTSSSRKRSRDLRSQKEEAPARRSRSSSRMESRRVRNSRMSCDDDDKNAGEVSGNVVRNRCLRRNKRIRKSPDASECDDVNSAAFVSNGCIEDNGSEVATVDSDTFSLNEGSAVDSGCKGEHSEAVAECLDGNAELVKGLDLQIKAVVIKKKRKPNRKRITNDAAEPIAMVDKETVLEVKQSSNQTMQNDCGKMNGNSSKEDGDEHLPLVKRARVRMGKPCSAHEEVDSFAHTEESHKEVVLNPLGPVSTSSNCDENCPSGRDLSVVNEVLDNITPSGGCTSILGNRPQLWNTKKDQSFGCSVDGEAVLPPSKRLHRALEAMSANAAEDDRCNYDSSVTKTSTIGCHHSSTSTCPATTVESNTGTGLGLQSEDSLGINASGVDAFGFSTSLNPVVLEENGKSVVEVNADKKTESLNTQSHECSINELPDSGDHVGGKDLSGGSSDCHIMGSLGHLLPNMDRGEAGTGLNESSIDELPMKDKNKDKDELSHCEAENPDIECDTSEHTLKSIDPPVSGTNHGISEFPPLNVASPLHYGGEGPGEKVEGLESHVQDIREVNDIFDVVKVVKEVQNKQTENDPSSISYPNEYLGDKNVSGIRSSPSLTDGGDSIAHASPLNTSGCRMSTSDSSNILQNNGSCSPDGDLQNKRTSSIQLGEDGKSESVVSQRPKSVSKYSEIHATLLSFDTMLGTLTRTKESIGRATRVAMDCGKLGVAAKVLEILARYLETESSLHRRVDLFFLVDSIAQCTRGLKGDGCGMYPSAIQAILPRLLSAAAPPGSSAHENRRQCLKVLKLWSERRIVPESIIHRHMRELDTHGVSSSGAYGRRSARTERSLDDPLREMEGMLVDEYGSNSSFQLPGFCMPRMLKDEDDGCDSDGESFEAVTPEHNPQAHEEQETTPATERHRHILEDVDGELEMEDVAPSCDVDVSSSCGVAGANGVQASHNQFEQNCQPYFAPPLPRDVPPSSPPLPSSPPPPPPPPPPPLPPPHVVHPPCAMPDAYMSGVDSKSYTDAHNVHGNRVQPPPQQLNSPRVNHTIPDAVHYRAPECRDHQREMPDSTSCSYSSFPTYLERNVPHSDGATFHNEGYSLRPPHAAPSNQFSYVQGDQQGNPQHEAPPPYHNRFDYGDRESYYNNHERMKPGPYEPHDSWRFPSHYFSGPRYPDKGKMSYGTGPYGGPPCEPTRGPGQDWRYPPRSMSHRDSMPFRPPFEGPIPITGRVSISLSGKMGGSQSVSEKSIHEFTVKDTRGKEVDLSVYKGKVVLVVNVASKCGFTDTNYTQLTELYSKYKEKGFEILAFPCNQFLRQEPGTSQDAEQFACTRYKAEYPIFKKVRVNGPDTEPVYKFLKASKSGFLGSRIKWNFTKFLVDKDGHVIERYGPTTSPLNIEADIKKALGEV; translated from the exons ATGGCGCCCAGCCGGAGGAAGGGAGTTAGCAAGGCCGCTCAGGCCGCCGCTGCTCGCCGCCAATGGAAGGTCGGCGATCTTGTTCTTGCTAAAGTCAAAGGCTTCCCCGCATGGCCGGCTACC GTAAGTGAACCAGAGAAGTGGGGCTACCCTGCTGATTGGAAGAAAGTACTAGTCTTCTTCTTTGGAACCCAACAGAT AGCGTTCTGCAACCCTGCAGACGTTGAGGCATTTACCGAGGAGAAAAAACAGTCTCTTCTGGGCAAGCGTCATGGAAAAGGCGCTGATTTTGTTCGTGCAGTCAAGGAGATTATTGATAGTTATGATAAGCTGAAGAAAGAGGACCAAGTTGATGACTTCAAATCCACCGCAAATGGAAGGAATACAGTGGATTCTTTGTCCAACTTGCGTTCAGAGGATCAGTCAGAAGCTCCTGAAGCAATTCTGGATTCACATTCTAAATCTTCACATTCAACAATTGATAGAAATGAGCCAAGTGTTTCTGTCGAGGATGCTTCAGCAACTGCACAAGTGGATGCTATGCACGATAAGGAGGCCTTAATTGAGGAACCTGGTGCTACAGCAACAGTTACTGAAACACCTCTTCCAGTGACCTCCTCTTCAAGAAAGAGATCAAGAGACTTGCGATCACAGAAAGAGGAAGCACCAGCTCGTAGGTCGAGAAGTTCATCCAGGATGGAATCACGTAGAGTACGCAACTCAAGAATGTCatgtgatgatgatgacaaGAATGCTGGGGAAGTATCTGGTAATGTAGTTCGGAATAGATGTCTAAGAAGGAATAAACGAATACGGAAATCACCTGATGCCTCTGagtgtgatgatgtgaattcagctgcttttGTTTCAAATGGTTGTATTGAAGATAACGGTTCTGAAGTTGCGACAGTTGATTCTGACACATTTAGTCTGAATGAAGGCAGTGCTGTTGATTCTGGTTGTAAAGGTGAACACTCAGAGGCTGTTGCCGAATGCTTGGATGGCAATGCTGAGTTGGTCAAAGGACTTGATCTCCAAATAAAGGCTGTTGTTATCAAGAAGAAAAGGAAGCCAAACAGAAAGCGAATTACTAATGATGCAGCTGAGCCTATTGCTATGGTGGACAAGGAGACAGTTTTGGAGGTAAAGCAAAGTAGTAATCAAACTATGCAGAATGATTGTGGGAAGATGAATGGAAATTCCTCCAAGGAAGATGGAGATGAGCACCTGCCATTGGTGAAACGAGCCAGGGTGCGAATGGGCAAACCATGTTCTGCTCACGAGGAAGTAGATAGCTTTGCACACACTGAAGAAAGTCACAAGGAAGTTGTACTCAATCCATTGGGGCCAGTCAGCACATCATCAAATTGTGACGAAAATTGCCCTTCTGGTAGGGACCTGTCTGTGGTaaatgaggttttggataatattACACCATCCGGAGGTTGCACTAGCATTTTGGGAAACAGACCTCAGCTTTGGAACACCAAGAAAGACCAATCATTTGGTTGCTCGGTTGATGGTGAAGCTGTTTTACCTCCATCTAAGCGTCTTCATCGCGCTCTAGAAGCCATGTCAGCTAATGCTGCTGAAGATGATAGATGTAATTATGATTCTTCAGTCACAAAGACGTCTACTATTGGTTGTCATCATTCTTCCACAAGCACATGCCCTGCTACGACTGTAGAAAGTAATACAGGGACTGGATTGGGACTGCAGAGTGAAGACTCTTTGGGCATTAATGCTTCAGGGGTTGATGCTTTCGGATTCTCTACCAGTTTAAACCCTGTAGTCTTGGAGGAAAATGGTAAATCAGTTGTGGAAGTGAATGCCGATAAAAAAACTGAGAGTCTGAACACCCAAAGTCATGAATGCTCTATTAATGAGTTACCAGATTCTGGAGACCATGTTGGTGGTAAAGATCTTAGTGGTGGTTCTTCTGATTGTCACATTATGGGAAGTCTAGGGCATTTGTTGCCTAATATGGACAGAGGCGAGGCTGGTACTGGGCTTAATGAAAGTTCAATTGACGAGTTGCCTATGAAggacaaaaacaaagacaaagatGAATTGAGCCATTGTGAAGCAGAAAATCCTGATATTGAATGTGATACTTCAGAGCATACTTTGAAGAGCATAGATCCTCCCGTATCAGGCACCAACCATGGAATTTCTGAATTTCCACCTTTAAATGTGGCTAGTCCACTTCATTATGGTGGAGAGGGCCCCGGTGAGAAAGTTGAGGGTTTGGAATCCCACGTTCAAGATATCAGAGAAGTCAATGACAT CTTTGATGTGGTGAAAGTGGTGAAAGaggttcaaaataaacaaacagagAATGATCCAAGTTCAATTTCATATCCAAATGAATACCTGGGTGATAAAAATGTCTCTGGCATCCGGTCAAGTCCATCCCTAACAGATGGAGGAGATTCTATTGCACACGCATCACCTCTCAATACGTCAGGCTGTCGCATGTCGACTTCAGATAGTAGTAATATTCTTCAGAACAATGGCAGTTGTAGTCCAGATGGTGATTTGCAGAACAAGAGAACTTCATCTATTCAACTTGGTGAGGACGGAAAGTCCGAATCAGTTGTCAGTCAAAGACCAAAATCTGTGAGCAAGTACTCAGAAATACATGCAACTCTGTTATCATTTGATACAATGCTTGGAACATTGACAAggaccaaggagagcattggtCGAGCAACTCGTGTTGCTATGGACTGTGGAAAGCTTGGTGTAGCTGCTAAG GTGTTGGAAATTCTTGCCCGTTATTTGGAAACTGAGTCAAGCTTACACCGGAGAGTGGACTTGTTCTTCCTGGTGGATTCAATTGCTCAATGCACCCGAGGGTTGAAGG GTGATGGTTGTGGTATGTACCCTTCTGCAATCCAAGCAATCCTGCCACGGTTATTGTCAGCTGCTGCTCCTCCTGGAAGTTCTGCACATGAAAATCGTAGACAGTGTTTAAAG GTTTTGAAACTTTGGTCGGAGAGAAGGATTGTTCCAGAGTCCATAATTCATCGCCATATGCGAGAATTAGATACTCATGGTGTGTCTTCTTCTGGTGCATATGGTAGGCGCTCTGCGAGAACGGAAAGGTCTTTGGATGATCCTCTTAGAGAAATGGAGGGCATGCTTGTTGACGAATATGGAAG caattcaagttttcaacttcCGGGATTTTGTATGCCCCGCATGCTCAAGGATGAAGATGATGGATGTGATTCTGATGGGGAAAGTTTTGAGGCTGTCACTCCTGAGCACAATCCTCAGGCCCATGAAGAACAAGAAACCACACCTGCCACTGAAAGACATAGGCATATCTTGGAAGATGTGGATGGAGAGCTTGAAATGGAGGATGTGGCTCCTTCCTGTGATGTTGACGTGAGTTCATCTTGTGGTGTTGCCGGAGCCAATGGTGTGCAGGCTTCACATAATCAGTTTGAACAGAATTGTCAACCGTACTTTGCCCCTCCACTACCTCGAGATGTGCCACCGTCATCTCCTCCACTACCATCTtctcctccacctccacctccgccCCCTCCACCACCACTGCCTCCACCTCATGTTGTGCATCCTCCATGCGCTATGCCCGATGCCTATATGAGCGGTGTTGATTCAAAGTCCTACACTGATGCACAT AATGTGCACGGCAACAGAGTTCAACCTCCACCTCAGCAGTTGAATTCACCAAGAGTCAACCATACAATTCCCGATGCCGTGCACTATCGTGCCCCTGAATGCAGAGATCATCAGAGAGAGATGCCCGATTCTACATCGTGCTCTTATAGTAGTTTTCCTAcatatttagaaagaaatgtGCCACACTCTGATGGTGCTACCTTCCATAATGAAGGTTACTCTTTACGACCACCTCATGCTGCACCCTCCAATCAGTTCTCTTATGTTCAAGGAGACCAACAAGGAAATCCTCAACACGAGGCTCCGCCTCCCTATCACAACAGATTTGACTATGGGGACAGAGAAAGCTATTACAATAATCATGAAAGAATGAAACCTGGCCCGTATGAGCCCCACGATAGCTGGAGATTTCCTTCACATTATTTTTCAG GTCCTCGATATCCTGATAAAGGCAAGATGTCTTATGGAACTGGTCCATATGGTGGCCCTCCATGTGAACCAACAAGAGGACCTGGCCAAGATTGGAGATATCCTCCCCGCTCGATGAGCCACAGAGACTCTATGCCCTTTAGACCACCTTTTGAAGGTCCCATACCCATCACAGGCAGAG TCTCTATCTCGCTAAGTGGA aaaATGGGTGGTTCCCAATCTGTCTCTGAGAAATCCATCCATGAATTCACTGTAAAG GATACCAGAGGGAAGGAGGTGGACCTCAGCGTTTACAAAGGGAAGGTTGTCCTCGTTGTCAACGTTGCTTCCAaatg TGGGTTTACTGATACGAATTATACCCAGTTGACTGAGCTTTACAGCAAATACAAGGAGAAag
- the LOC126614960 gene encoding protein HUA2-LIKE 3-like isoform X1, translating to MAPSRRKGVSKAAQAAAARRQWKVGDLVLAKVKGFPAWPATVSEPEKWGYPADWKKVLVFFFGTQQIAFCNPADVEAFTEEKKQSLLGKRHGKGADFVRAVKEIIDSYDKLKKEDQVDDFKSTANGRNTVDSLSNLRSEDQSEAPEAILDSHSKSSHSTIDRNEPSVSVEDASATAQVDAMHDKEALIEEPGATATVTETPLPVTSSSRKRSRDLRSQKEEAPARRSRSSSRMESRRVRNSRMSCDDDDKNAGEVSGNVVRNRCLRRNKRIRKSPDASECDDVNSAAFVSNGCIEDNGSEVATVDSDTFSLNEGSAVDSGCKGEHSEAVAECLDGNAELVKGLDLQIKAVVIKKKRKPNRKRITNDAAEPIAMVDKETVLEVKQSSNQTMQNDCGKMNGNSSKEDGDEHLPLVKRARVRMGKPCSAHEEVDSFAHTEESHKEVVLNPLGPVSTSSNCDENCPSGRDLSVVNEVLDNITPSGGCTSILGNRPQLWNTKKDQSFGCSVDGEAVLPPSKRLHRALEAMSANAAEDDRCNYDSSVTKTSTIGCHHSSTSTCPATTVESNTGTGLGLQSEDSLGINASGVDAFGFSTSLNPVVLEENGKSVVEVNADKKTESLNTQSHECSINELPDSGDHVGGKDLSGGSSDCHIMGSLGHLLPNMDRGEAGTGLNESSIDELPMKDKNKDKDELSHCEAENPDIECDTSEHTLKSIDPPVSGTNHGISEFPPLNVASPLHYGGEGPGEKVEGLESHVQDIREVNDIFDVVKVVKEVQNKQTENDPSSISYPNEYLGDKNVSGIRSSPSLTDGGDSIAHASPLNTSGCRMSTSDSSNILQNNGSCSPDGDLQNKRTSSIQLGEDGKSESVVSQRPKSVSKYSEIHATLLSFDTMLGTLTRTKESIGRATRVAMDCGKLGVAAKVLEILARYLETESSLHRRVDLFFLVDSIAQCTRGLKGDGCGMYPSAIQAILPRLLSAAAPPGSSAHENRRQCLKVLKLWSERRIVPESIIHRHMRELDTHGVSSSGAYGRRSARTERSLDDPLREMEGMLVDEYGSNSSFQLPGFCMPRMLKDEDDGCDSDGESFEAVTPEHNPQAHEEQETTPATERHRHILEDVDGELEMEDVAPSCDVDVSSSCGVAGANGVQASHNQFEQNCQPYFAPPLPRDVPPSSPPLPSSPPPPPPPPPPPLPPPHVVHPPCAMPDAYMSGVDSKSYTDAHNVHGNRVQPPPQQLNSPRVNHTIPDAVHYRAPECRDHQREMPDSTSCSYSSFPTYLERNVPHSDGATFHNEGYSLRPPHAAPSNQFSYVQGDQQGNPQHEAPPPYHNRFDYGDRESYYNNHERMKPGPYEPHDSWRFPSHYFSGPRYPDKGKMSYGTGPYGGPPCEPTRGPGQDWRYPPRSMSHRDSMPFRPPFEGPIPITGRGPSYWRPR from the exons ATGGCGCCCAGCCGGAGGAAGGGAGTTAGCAAGGCCGCTCAGGCCGCCGCTGCTCGCCGCCAATGGAAGGTCGGCGATCTTGTTCTTGCTAAAGTCAAAGGCTTCCCCGCATGGCCGGCTACC GTAAGTGAACCAGAGAAGTGGGGCTACCCTGCTGATTGGAAGAAAGTACTAGTCTTCTTCTTTGGAACCCAACAGAT AGCGTTCTGCAACCCTGCAGACGTTGAGGCATTTACCGAGGAGAAAAAACAGTCTCTTCTGGGCAAGCGTCATGGAAAAGGCGCTGATTTTGTTCGTGCAGTCAAGGAGATTATTGATAGTTATGATAAGCTGAAGAAAGAGGACCAAGTTGATGACTTCAAATCCACCGCAAATGGAAGGAATACAGTGGATTCTTTGTCCAACTTGCGTTCAGAGGATCAGTCAGAAGCTCCTGAAGCAATTCTGGATTCACATTCTAAATCTTCACATTCAACAATTGATAGAAATGAGCCAAGTGTTTCTGTCGAGGATGCTTCAGCAACTGCACAAGTGGATGCTATGCACGATAAGGAGGCCTTAATTGAGGAACCTGGTGCTACAGCAACAGTTACTGAAACACCTCTTCCAGTGACCTCCTCTTCAAGAAAGAGATCAAGAGACTTGCGATCACAGAAAGAGGAAGCACCAGCTCGTAGGTCGAGAAGTTCATCCAGGATGGAATCACGTAGAGTACGCAACTCAAGAATGTCatgtgatgatgatgacaaGAATGCTGGGGAAGTATCTGGTAATGTAGTTCGGAATAGATGTCTAAGAAGGAATAAACGAATACGGAAATCACCTGATGCCTCTGagtgtgatgatgtgaattcagctgcttttGTTTCAAATGGTTGTATTGAAGATAACGGTTCTGAAGTTGCGACAGTTGATTCTGACACATTTAGTCTGAATGAAGGCAGTGCTGTTGATTCTGGTTGTAAAGGTGAACACTCAGAGGCTGTTGCCGAATGCTTGGATGGCAATGCTGAGTTGGTCAAAGGACTTGATCTCCAAATAAAGGCTGTTGTTATCAAGAAGAAAAGGAAGCCAAACAGAAAGCGAATTACTAATGATGCAGCTGAGCCTATTGCTATGGTGGACAAGGAGACAGTTTTGGAGGTAAAGCAAAGTAGTAATCAAACTATGCAGAATGATTGTGGGAAGATGAATGGAAATTCCTCCAAGGAAGATGGAGATGAGCACCTGCCATTGGTGAAACGAGCCAGGGTGCGAATGGGCAAACCATGTTCTGCTCACGAGGAAGTAGATAGCTTTGCACACACTGAAGAAAGTCACAAGGAAGTTGTACTCAATCCATTGGGGCCAGTCAGCACATCATCAAATTGTGACGAAAATTGCCCTTCTGGTAGGGACCTGTCTGTGGTaaatgaggttttggataatattACACCATCCGGAGGTTGCACTAGCATTTTGGGAAACAGACCTCAGCTTTGGAACACCAAGAAAGACCAATCATTTGGTTGCTCGGTTGATGGTGAAGCTGTTTTACCTCCATCTAAGCGTCTTCATCGCGCTCTAGAAGCCATGTCAGCTAATGCTGCTGAAGATGATAGATGTAATTATGATTCTTCAGTCACAAAGACGTCTACTATTGGTTGTCATCATTCTTCCACAAGCACATGCCCTGCTACGACTGTAGAAAGTAATACAGGGACTGGATTGGGACTGCAGAGTGAAGACTCTTTGGGCATTAATGCTTCAGGGGTTGATGCTTTCGGATTCTCTACCAGTTTAAACCCTGTAGTCTTGGAGGAAAATGGTAAATCAGTTGTGGAAGTGAATGCCGATAAAAAAACTGAGAGTCTGAACACCCAAAGTCATGAATGCTCTATTAATGAGTTACCAGATTCTGGAGACCATGTTGGTGGTAAAGATCTTAGTGGTGGTTCTTCTGATTGTCACATTATGGGAAGTCTAGGGCATTTGTTGCCTAATATGGACAGAGGCGAGGCTGGTACTGGGCTTAATGAAAGTTCAATTGACGAGTTGCCTATGAAggacaaaaacaaagacaaagatGAATTGAGCCATTGTGAAGCAGAAAATCCTGATATTGAATGTGATACTTCAGAGCATACTTTGAAGAGCATAGATCCTCCCGTATCAGGCACCAACCATGGAATTTCTGAATTTCCACCTTTAAATGTGGCTAGTCCACTTCATTATGGTGGAGAGGGCCCCGGTGAGAAAGTTGAGGGTTTGGAATCCCACGTTCAAGATATCAGAGAAGTCAATGACAT CTTTGATGTGGTGAAAGTGGTGAAAGaggttcaaaataaacaaacagagAATGATCCAAGTTCAATTTCATATCCAAATGAATACCTGGGTGATAAAAATGTCTCTGGCATCCGGTCAAGTCCATCCCTAACAGATGGAGGAGATTCTATTGCACACGCATCACCTCTCAATACGTCAGGCTGTCGCATGTCGACTTCAGATAGTAGTAATATTCTTCAGAACAATGGCAGTTGTAGTCCAGATGGTGATTTGCAGAACAAGAGAACTTCATCTATTCAACTTGGTGAGGACGGAAAGTCCGAATCAGTTGTCAGTCAAAGACCAAAATCTGTGAGCAAGTACTCAGAAATACATGCAACTCTGTTATCATTTGATACAATGCTTGGAACATTGACAAggaccaaggagagcattggtCGAGCAACTCGTGTTGCTATGGACTGTGGAAAGCTTGGTGTAGCTGCTAAG GTGTTGGAAATTCTTGCCCGTTATTTGGAAACTGAGTCAAGCTTACACCGGAGAGTGGACTTGTTCTTCCTGGTGGATTCAATTGCTCAATGCACCCGAGGGTTGAAGG GTGATGGTTGTGGTATGTACCCTTCTGCAATCCAAGCAATCCTGCCACGGTTATTGTCAGCTGCTGCTCCTCCTGGAAGTTCTGCACATGAAAATCGTAGACAGTGTTTAAAG GTTTTGAAACTTTGGTCGGAGAGAAGGATTGTTCCAGAGTCCATAATTCATCGCCATATGCGAGAATTAGATACTCATGGTGTGTCTTCTTCTGGTGCATATGGTAGGCGCTCTGCGAGAACGGAAAGGTCTTTGGATGATCCTCTTAGAGAAATGGAGGGCATGCTTGTTGACGAATATGGAAG caattcaagttttcaacttcCGGGATTTTGTATGCCCCGCATGCTCAAGGATGAAGATGATGGATGTGATTCTGATGGGGAAAGTTTTGAGGCTGTCACTCCTGAGCACAATCCTCAGGCCCATGAAGAACAAGAAACCACACCTGCCACTGAAAGACATAGGCATATCTTGGAAGATGTGGATGGAGAGCTTGAAATGGAGGATGTGGCTCCTTCCTGTGATGTTGACGTGAGTTCATCTTGTGGTGTTGCCGGAGCCAATGGTGTGCAGGCTTCACATAATCAGTTTGAACAGAATTGTCAACCGTACTTTGCCCCTCCACTACCTCGAGATGTGCCACCGTCATCTCCTCCACTACCATCTtctcctccacctccacctccgccCCCTCCACCACCACTGCCTCCACCTCATGTTGTGCATCCTCCATGCGCTATGCCCGATGCCTATATGAGCGGTGTTGATTCAAAGTCCTACACTGATGCACAT AATGTGCACGGCAACAGAGTTCAACCTCCACCTCAGCAGTTGAATTCACCAAGAGTCAACCATACAATTCCCGATGCCGTGCACTATCGTGCCCCTGAATGCAGAGATCATCAGAGAGAGATGCCCGATTCTACATCGTGCTCTTATAGTAGTTTTCCTAcatatttagaaagaaatgtGCCACACTCTGATGGTGCTACCTTCCATAATGAAGGTTACTCTTTACGACCACCTCATGCTGCACCCTCCAATCAGTTCTCTTATGTTCAAGGAGACCAACAAGGAAATCCTCAACACGAGGCTCCGCCTCCCTATCACAACAGATTTGACTATGGGGACAGAGAAAGCTATTACAATAATCATGAAAGAATGAAACCTGGCCCGTATGAGCCCCACGATAGCTGGAGATTTCCTTCACATTATTTTTCAG GTCCTCGATATCCTGATAAAGGCAAGATGTCTTATGGAACTGGTCCATATGGTGGCCCTCCATGTGAACCAACAAGAGGACCTGGCCAAGATTGGAGATATCCTCCCCGCTCGATGAGCCACAGAGACTCTATGCCCTTTAGACCACCTTTTGAAGGTCCCATACCCATCACAGGCAGAG GTCCAAGCTATTGGCGGCCAAGATGA
- the LOC126616439 gene encoding EID1-like F-box protein 3 → MNANRRLRPNPPSERSDSDDNGILNERILFLVFQSMDWDIQALSSTASVNHKLRAIVKRLLWRELCKYRAPRMAAALENCAPNGRIGGGWHTLAKLMFFCGGCEPTRNFKVSQPTPGHLVKSSRFSKTSGQSFLTKKCRGDLLYVSDPCEHPMGEKEDDLGIYRGVFKGFDKSRTRAYLIGRRVKLEERVRCPYCGAPVWSMTTAGLVPKSAARRLGSHHGALEYFVCVSGHMHGMCWLVPLSDDENGLSEMNGCDESDFDDDHYGGVRRISYDDRTATNGSIGSMGEEVVVDGPAK, encoded by the coding sequence ATGAATGCGAACCGGCGACTGAGACCGAACCCGCCGAGCGAGCGGTCCGACTCGGACGACAACGGGATCCTGAATGAGCGGATACTCTTCCTCGTCTTCCAGTCCATGGACTGGGACATCCAAGCGCTCTCCTCGACCGCGTCGGTGAACCACAAGCTCCGGGCGATCGTGAAGCGGCTGCTGTGGCGGGAGCTCTGCAAGTACCGCGCCCCGCGCATGGCGGCGGCGCTGGAGAACTGTGCGCCCAACGGCCGGATCGGCGGAGGATGGCACACGCTTGCGAAGCTCATGTTCTTCTGCGGCGGATGCGAGCCGACTCGGAATTTCAAGGTGAGTCAACCCACCCCGGGTCACCTAGTCAAATCGTCGCGATTCTCAAAGACGTCGGGGCAGAGCTTCCTCACGAAGAAGTGCCGCGGCGATCTGCTGTACGTCAGCGACCCCTGCGAGCATCCGATGGGGGAGAAGGAGGACGATCTGGGGATTTACAGAGGGGTATTTAAGGGATTTGACAAGTCGCGGACGAGGGCGTATTTGATTGGACGGCGGGTGAAGCTCGAGGAGCGGGTAAGGTGTCCTTATTGCGGGGCCCCCGTCTGGAGCATGACTACGGCTGGGCTCGTCCCGAAGAGCGCGGCGCGGCGGCTCGGCTCGCACCACGGCGCTTTGGAGTATTTTGTTTGTGTGAGCGGGCACATGCACGGCATGTGCTGGCTCGTGCCGCTGTCGGACGATGAGAATGGATTGAGCGAGATGAACGGCTGTGATGAAtcggattttgatgatgatcatTACGGTGGGGTCCGCAGAATCAGCTACGACGATCGGACGGCCACGAACGGAAGCATTGGGTCGATGGGGGAGGAAGTTGTGGTGGACGGGCCCGCAAAGTGA